The genomic region CGCCGCTGAATATCTGAATCCGTTCCTTGTCGCCTTCGATTACCTTGTAATGCACATCGACCTGATCGCCCGGTTTAAGGTCGGGCAGATCGCTTCGCAAGGTGCTGCGAATGGGTTCTTTCCAGATTTCCATAACCGACTATTCCTCAAGTGGTTTAATACTCTTCAGATCGGGCCGGCGCTGGCTCAGGATCAACTTGCCCATAGCCTCCCGCCAATGCCCGACATTACGATGATGGCCTTCCTGCAAGACCGCCGGCACTGTTAAGCCTTCGCACTCTGCCGGACGGGTATAATGCGGAGCGTCGAGCCGCAGCCCTTGAAAACTGTCTCCCCGGGCGCTGTCGAAATCGCCCAGCACACCCGGCATCAGCCGCACCGTAGCGTCGATCATCACCGCTGCGGCTAACTCACCACCGGTCACGACGTAGTTGCCCAGTGAATACTCGCGATCGACTAACCGGTCGATTGCCCGCTGGTCGAGACCCTTGTAATGGCCGCAAAGAAAGACCAGATGCCGCTCCCGGGCGAGGCCCGCGGCACTCTCCTGGTCGAATACCTCGCCAGCCGCCGAGGGACAAATCACCAACGGACGAGGCCGCACCCCATCGAATTGCCCCATTGCGCGGAAGAAAGGTTCGGGTTTCAGCAGCATCCCGGCACCGCCGCCAAAGAGGTAGTCATCGGCCTGGTTATGTTTCCCGACAGCGAACTTGCGGAGATCGTGCAAGAGAATCTTTACCAGACCGGCGTCGCAAGCCCGCTTAAGGATGCTCTCCCCAACCACTCCAGCAACCAACCCGGGAAAGAGCGAAATGACATCTATTCGCATTGCACTGACCGCGGTCAGTTCCGCAGCCCGTCCAAGGTCCGCACGACGATCAAGTGTCGCTCGACATCTACCGATCGTATATGCTCGCTCACCGCCGGGATTAAGATCTCCTTCCCGTCATCGTCCACCACCCAGAGGTCGTGATGCCCCTGCGGCCAGACTTCACTCAAAACGCCGGCTTCCTCGCCCGTTTCGGTTACGACCCGGCAGCCGACAAGGTCGTCGATATAGTATTCGTTGTCGGAGAGTTCCGCCAGTTCACTCCTGGGAACTATGACCTCTCCGCCGGACAGCAACGCTGCCGTGTCGCGGTCATCGACCCCGGCCAGTTTCATGCTGAGCCATCGGTCGTGAACGACGACCTTCTCGACATCCAAGTTCCTCACGTCTTTCACCAATCGTATTCGCAGCACCTTCATGGAAGCCACTGTAGCGCTGTCGTCCGATTCCGTAACTACCTTTACGAATCCGCGCACTCCGTGCGGCCGGGCGATATGTCCGACTATGACCTCATTCGGGATCTTACGAGTGGCTCGCGTCTTTCGCTTGACGCTGCCGGGAACAGCCGCGTTCTTCAGGCGCTCGCGTCCGATTTAGGTTCCTCTTCTGGCGGGGCATCACTCGCAGTAGCGACGGCCTCTGATACCTCTTTGGGAACCGGTTCAGCGGATTCAAGAGAAGGCTCGACAGCCTCGACTGGTGCCTCGGGAGCAACCTCAACCCGGGTTTCCGATGCCGCATTGACCGGGGTTTCGGGTGCTGCTTCAACTTGTTCAAGAGTGGCGGACTCGACCGCAGTTACGGCATCTTCCTGAGCCTTCTCGCGCAAGGCACTCTTCGGCACCGGTGCCGGAGCAGCCTGGCGAACAGGCGCAGCCTCGACTTGTTGTTTCGCGTGGGTCTTGAACCACTCGTTCATCATCTGATCGATCTGAGCCGTGGGAAGGCCGCGCCGTTCGAGGCGAAAGCGGAGCCAGACGCCTTCCCGCTTCAGAAGCGAAAGTACGGTCTCGCTCGGACGGGCGCCATCGCGAAGCCAGGCCAGGGCGCGCTCGGCATCGATCTCGATGCGTGCCGGCGTGTCGAGGGGATGATAGAGGCCGAGCCGTTCTATGAAGGCGCCGTCTCGCTTGCGGCGGCTGTCCACAGCAACAATACGGTAGTAGGGTCGCTTTTTGCGTCCCAGGCGGGAAAGACGAAGTCGAACGGACAAGTTGGGTCTCCCAGTGGCGTCGCACCTGATGCGACGAAGTTAACTAATGATTTAGCAAGGCATAAGCCCATACTGCTGACAGGCCGAAGAAGATCAATGCCAGCGCGAGCGTCTTAATGAGCAAGAGATCGCGCGGGTCGAAGCCGAAACGAAGTTGCCGGCCGGGGCGCCGCGCCAATGTCATAAGCAGAATTGCCGATATTGCAAGCGCCGTTACGACACCATATAGGGGCCGGCCGCTGAAGGCATCGACGACGATACCGCATAAGATTCCGTCGCAGACTGCAAGCAACTTCAACAGCCAGCGATTGTCCATCAAGTCGCTAAGACGACTCACGTCCGTCTTAGCGTCCGAAGGGGGGTAGCCCGCCCGGAAGTCCCCGCTTACGGCCCAGCAATTTCATCATCCGCTGGGATTGCTCAAACTGGTTGAGCAGACGATTGACCTCCTGAACGGAGCGCCCGCTTCCCCGGGCAATCCTGCGACGGCGGCTCCCGTCGATGATACGCGGCGTCCTCCGCTCATTAGGGGTCATCGAGTCGATTATCGCCACGACCGCTTTCATTTCGCCTTCGTTCACATCGACGCCCTTCAGCGCACCTTTCATACCGGGCAGCATACCCAGGATCGACTCAAGCGGCCCCATCTTCTTCAACTGAAGAATCTGCTCCTTAAAGTCGTCGAGGGTGAACTCACGCTGGATCAACTTACGGGCCAGTTTCGCCGCGGATTCGGCATCGACGGACGCTTGAGCACGTTCGACAAGCGAAACGACATCTCCCATTCCGAGGATGCGCCCTGCAAGCCTGTCGGGATGGAAAATTTCGAGGTCGCCGGTCTTTTCACCCATACCAACGAACTTGATCGGCCGCCCGGTGATGAAACGCAGGCTGAGCGCGGCTCCGCCGCGCGCATCGCCGTCGAGTTTCGTCAGGACCAGACCGGTGATTTCGATCCGCGAGGCAAAGACTTGCGCCGACCGCACTGCATCCTGCCCGGTCATGCCGTCCATCACAAGGAGCGTCTCCGGTGGTTTGACGACGCTCTGCAAATGCTCCAGTTCGGCCATCAACTCGTCGTCGATATGCATTCGTCCAGCCGAATCGACGATGATGCAGTCCAGCCCTTCCCGGCGGGCAAACTCCCGACCCTTTTCGTAGATTTGAGCCGGATCGGGTCCGTCACCGTGCACCACCGGAATGCCAAGTTGCCGGCCGAGAGTTTCAAGTTGCTCGGCAGCCGCAGGGCGGTGGGTGTCGGCAGCCACGAGCAGCGGTTTGCGGCCTTTCTTGCGGAGATGCAGCGCCAACTTTGCCGCCGTCGTCGTCTTGCCGGCGCCGTTAAGTCCCACGAGCAGAATCGGTGAAGGTGACTTACCAAATCGCACCGGTTCGGCTTCACCGCCGAGAAAGGCCGCCAATTCGTCGTGAATGACCTTGATCATCTGCTGGCCGGGGGTGATGCTGGCCAGCACCTCCTGCCCGAGCGCACGAATCGCAGCCGATTCGATGAATGCCTTGACCGCGGGCAGACTGACGTCGGCTTCAAGCAGTATCCGGCGAACATCGCGGAGGGTGTCGCGCACGTTTGCTTCGGTCAGTTTGCCCTGACCGCGCAAGTTGCGCACCATCCGCTCGAGTTTGCCGGTCAGTTCATCGAACATCGTTACTCTTTTCCGCTCGCCCGGATCTTTTCCACGAGCGAAGTCGTCGAATAGCCTTCCTTCAGCACAATCCGCTCGACTCTCCCGGCGAATTCGCGTCCCTCGATGCGCTCTTCAGGCCAGTCTGCGCCCTTGACTAAAACGTCGGGACGAATCGCTTCGATCAAAGCCCGCGGCGTCGGTTCGTCAAAGATAGAGACCGCATCGACACAGTTCAGTCCGGCGATCAGCGTCGCCCGATCGAAATCGCGGTTATACGGCCTTCCCGGACCCTTGCCCAGACTGCGCGCCGAAGCATCGGAATTGACTCCCACCACCAAACGGTCGCCGAACGATGCGGCTTCCTCAAAGGAGAGTAAATGCCCCGTATGGAGAATGTCGAAGACGCCGTTGGTGAAGACGATAGCCTCGCCGGCAGCACGCCACCTAACTACTGCGGCGAGCACATCCTCCCGGCCAAGCAGTTTGATTCTCGCATCGGATCGCATCCCGATCGATTTCTCCGTCCCTTAAGCAGTTCCCGCAGTGGGCGATACTGGACTTGAACCAGTGACCTCTGATATGTGAGACCAGCGCTCTGACCAACTGAGCTAATCGCCCCATAATCTGGACCGATAATCCATCGCAACCTAACAATTTACCCCGGCACTGCCCCTCTGTCAACCGGAGGGATGCTTTTGCGAGGCTCCCGGCTCAATTAACGCAATTTGAAGATGAAGGTGATTTCGCCGCGTTGGTCAGCCTGCGGCAGAGTGCGGTCGAGCGCGTTGAAGCGCCAGGTGCGGAGGGCGTCGATGGAAACTCTCTCCAGTTCCGGAACGCCCTTGACGACAGGGGATAAGGTGACGACATCGCCGGCCGGATTCACCGCGAATGCAAGGCGAATCGTCGCGGTTCGATTGACACCGGGAGGGAATTCGGGCAGTGCGCCGCTCAGTTTCGTCCGCGCAATACCTTCCCAACTGATGGCAAAGAGTTCATCGCCGACAACCGGTCCGGAGAGCGCCTCGGAGCGCTGCCCGGTGAGCCAATCGTCGGTCGGGGTCAAGGGTTCTATTGCCGGACGTTCGCGACCTGCCGACGAGGACTCGAATTCGCTTCGGCGACCGGGACGGGGGCGCTCGGGTTCGATCGTTTCAGGGCGCTCAACCGGCGCCACAGCATCGACGATTGGTCGCTCGCGTTCAGCCAGGCGCAGGAGCGGCGAAGCCTCCTCCAACATCGGCCGCCGTGGGAGTTCCACTTGAGGCAGCCCGCCGGAAAGCGCCTCCATTACCCTGCTCTCATCCGTCTCAACGCTTGATAACGGCACAAAGTCGATCCGCGTGGCGGTCAACTCGAACGGACGCAAGTCGTAGCGAAGCGCCAGAAAGATCAGGAGCAGCAAGAGATGCAATAGGGCGGATGCACCCCAGCCGGTCTGCCGGTATGCCGCCGGAGCGATCATTCGTTCTCGCGCAAGGTGGCGATAAGGAACCGCTCGCCCCCTGCAGCCTTAATCCGGTCGATCACCCGGACCGCCGTCTCCAGCGAAACCGTCCGGTCAGCCTTGATCACGATGGTCTCGGTGCTGCCGCTTACGATGCGCCGGCGCAGCAAAGCCCCCATCCCGTCGAGGCTGCTCTTCTCATCGCCGATCCAGACTGCGCCGTCACGCGCAATCGTGACGATCAGGCTCTTTTCCTCGACCACCTGCGAGGTCTCGCTGCGCGGCAGTTCGACTTTGATGCCGGGCTGGATGATGTAGGTCGAAGCGAGCAGGAAGAAAATCAACAAGAGCAGGACAATGTCCGTCAGCGACGCGAGCGAGAATGCCGTCAGCGGCGGATGGCGCGGTTCGAGTTTCACCGGACTGTCCACAACTGGCGGTGAGTGATCCCGGCGATCTGCTCGATGGACGTCGCGCAGCCGCGCACCATACCTGCGAGGTAGTTATGTATTACGAGCGCGACGATGCCGACGACGAGGCCGGCCGCAGTCGTCACCAGCGCTTCCCAAATGCCCCCGGCAAGGACGTTGGCATTGACATTACCGCCGAGGTTCTGGATCTGCATAAAGGCGCCGATC from Calditrichota bacterium harbors:
- a CDS encoding adenylyltransferase/cytidyltransferase family protein gives rise to the protein MRSDARIKLLGREDVLAAVVRWRAAGEAIVFTNGVFDILHTGHLLSFEEAASFGDRLVVGVNSDASARSLGKGPGRPYNRDFDRATLIAGLNCVDAVSIFDEPTPRALIEAIRPDVLVKGADWPEERIEGREFAGRVERIVLKEGYSTTSLVEKIRASGKE
- a CDS encoding signal recognition particle protein, yielding MFDELTGKLERMVRNLRGQGKLTEANVRDTLRDVRRILLEADVSLPAVKAFIESAAIRALGQEVLASITPGQQMIKVIHDELAAFLGGEAEPVRFGKSPSPILLVGLNGAGKTTTAAKLALHLRKKGRKPLLVAADTHRPAAAEQLETLGRQLGIPVVHGDGPDPAQIYEKGREFARREGLDCIIVDSAGRMHIDDELMAELEHLQSVVKPPETLLVMDGMTGQDAVRSAQVFASRIEITGLVLTKLDGDARGGAALSLRFITGRPIKFVGMGEKTGDLEIFHPDRLAGRILGMGDVVSLVERAQASVDAESAAKLARKLIQREFTLDDFKEQILQLKKMGPLESILGMLPGMKGALKGVDVNEGEMKAVVAIIDSMTPNERRTPRIIDGSRRRRIARGSGRSVQEVNRLLNQFEQSQRMMKLLGRKRGLPGGLPPFGR
- the rimM gene encoding 16S rRNA processing protein RimM, producing the protein MGRERLKNAAVPGSVKRKTRATRKIPNEVIVGHIARPHGVRGFVKVVTESDDSATVASMKVLRIRLVKDVRNLDVEKVVVHDRWLSMKLAGVDDRDTAALLSGGEVIVPRSELAELSDNEYYIDDLVGCRVVTETGEEAGVLSEVWPQGHHDLWVVDDDGKEILIPAVSEHIRSVDVERHLIVVRTLDGLRN
- a CDS encoding biopolymer transporter ExbD, coding for MRDVHRADRRDHSPPVVDSPVKLEPRHPPLTAFSLASLTDIVLLLLIFFLLASTYIIQPGIKVELPRSETSQVVEEKSLIVTIARDGAVWIGDEKSSLDGMGALLRRRIVSGSTETIVIKADRTVSLETAVRVIDRIKAAGGERFLIATLRENE
- the trmD gene encoding tRNA (guanosine(37)-N1)-methyltransferase TrmD; this translates as MRIDVISLFPGLVAGVVGESILKRACDAGLVKILLHDLRKFAVGKHNQADDYLFGGGAGMLLKPEPFFRAMGQFDGVRPRPLVICPSAAGEVFDQESAAGLARERHLVFLCGHYKGLDQRAIDRLVDREYSLGNYVVTGGELAAAVMIDATVRLMPGVLGDFDSARGDSFQGLRLDAPHYTRPAECEGLTVPAVLQEGHHRNVGHWREAMGKLILSQRRPDLKSIKPLEE
- the rpsP gene encoding 30S ribosomal protein S16; the protein is MRCDATGRPNLSVRLRLSRLGRKKRPYYRIVAVDSRRKRDGAFIERLGLYHPLDTPARIEIDAERALAWLRDGARPSETVLSLLKREGVWLRFRLERRGLPTAQIDQMMNEWFKTHAKQQVEAAPVRQAAPAPVPKSALREKAQEDAVTAVESATLEQVEAAPETPVNAASETRVEVAPEAPVEAVEPSLESAEPVPKEVSEAVATASDAPPEEEPKSDASA